A window from Esox lucius isolate fEsoLuc1 chromosome 16, fEsoLuc1.pri, whole genome shotgun sequence encodes these proteins:
- the sp3a gene encoding transcription factor Sp3a isoform X2 gives MTAPEQPVKQEEMAALEVDSSQSDFLQQDGDTGDQPSPLALLAATCSKIGTLSSEEDNNGAAAVVTTDLTSIQLPGNPDRWEVLTPTTTVKQEPGMVHIQSQGLVTSNGQYVLPLQTLHSQPIFVTSGSDASANAVPSIQYIQTADGQQISFSTSSVEGATLSQDATGQIQILPDGTQTISVTGASAGDILTNNQNLIPQTGHVQHLQGVGIGNSTFNNHAQVVTDVPMELPGNITFVPINSVDLDSLGLSGAQTIATGVTSDGQLIMTSQPVDNSESLEKTGDQLSQTLSVNASNANVDMYVPASNAQLPETADGTAVLSQTDEQTDPSGLQGGYVQHNQLQNIQVSSGQSIIQLQQVPVQSSDGQVVQAAGGQNVQLINPGTFIIQAQTVTASGQIQWQTFQVQGVQNLQNLQLPTNPAQQITLAPVQTLSLGQGAAQQIPNLQTVTVNSLAQAGIQFQQVEENDSPGDIQIKEEPDSEDWQLGSDSTLNPSDLSHLRDNLGDEEDQLGEGGKRLRRVACTCPNCKEAGGRGSNMGKKKQHICHILGCGKVYGKTSHLRAHLRWHSGERPFVCSWMYCGKRFTRSDELQRHRRTHTGEKKFVCPECSKRFMRSDHLAKHIKTHQNKKGGINSVSSGVVASMESTGSSDSIITAGSTTLILTNIQQGSSNAQDILANAEIPLQLVTVAAGEVLEMAESQ, from the exons ATGACTG CCCCAGAACAGCCAGTGAAACAAGAGGAAATGGCTGCCTTGGAAGTGGACAGCAGTCAAAGCGACTTTCTGCAGCAGGACGGTGACACGGGAGATCAG CCGTCACCACTCGCTCTGCTGGCAGCTACCTGCAGCAAGATCGGTACGCTATCGTCAGAGGAGGATAATAACGGTGCTGCCGCTGTTGTG ACAACAGACCTCACATCCATCCAGTTACCAGGGAACCCAGATAGATGGGAGGTTTTGACCCCAACAACAACAGTGAAGCAGGAGCCCGGCATGGTGCACATCCAGAGTCAAGGCCTAGTGACATCAAACGGACAGTATGTTCTTCCTCTCCAGACCCTTCACAGCCAGCCCATCTTTGTGACATCGGGAAGCGACGCTTCCGCCAACGCAGTGCCTAGCATTCAGTACATCCAGACAGCGGATGGACAGCAAATAAGCTTCTCCACCTCCAGCGTGGAGGGGGCCACTCTGAGCCAAGATGCCACAGGGCAGATTCAAATCTTGCCCGACGGGACTCAAACTATAAGTGTGACGGGTGCGTCAGCTGGAGACATCCTGACTAACAACCAGAACCTCATACCACAGACTGGTCATGTCCAGCACCTGCAAGGGGTTGGCATTGGCAACTCCACCTTCAACAACCACGCTCAGGTTGTCACTGATGTGCCTATGGAGCTGCCGGGGAACATCACCTTTGTTCCCATTAACAGTGTGGACCTGGACTCCTTGGGGCTCTCTGGTGCTCAGACTATTGCGACCGGGGTTACGTCTGACGGCCAACTGATTATGACCAGTCAGCCCGTGGACAACTCTGAGAGTTTGGAGAAGACAGGAGACCAGCTCTCGCAAACTCTCTCTGTAAATGCCTCGAACGCTAACGTGGACATGTATGTGCCAGCGTCCAACGCCCAGCTGCCTGAGACCGCGGATGGGACGGCTGTTCTATCGCAAACCGATGAGCAGACGGACCCCTCCGGTCTCCAGGGCGGCTATGTTCAACACAATCAGCTCCAGAACATCCAGGTGTCCTCAGGCCAGTCCATCATTCAGCTGCAGCAGGTGCCCGTGCAGAGCAGCGATGGTCAGGTGGTACAGGCAGCTGGGGGGCAGAACGTTCAGCTCATCAACCCAGGAACTTTCATAATCCAGGCCCAGACGGTCACAGCCTCAGGCCAGATCCAGTGGCAGACCTTTCAGGTGCAAGGGGTGCAGAACCTGCAGAACCTCCAGCTGCCTACCAACCCAGCCCAGCAGATCACCCTGGCCCCTGTACAAACGCTGTCTCTGGGCCAAGGAGCAGCGCAGCAGATCCCTAACCTGCAGACGGTGACCGTCAACTCTTTAGCCCAAGCGGGCATTCAGTTTCAGCAGGTGGAGGAAAACGACAGCCCCGGAG aCATCCAGATAAAGGAGGAGCCAGACTCAGAAGACTGGCAGCTTGGCAGTGACTCCACTCTCAACCCCAGCGACCTGTCTCACCTGCGGGATAACCTGGGGGACGAGGAGGACCAGCTGGGCGAGGGTGGCAAGAGGCTACGCAGGGTGGCCTGCACCTGCCCCAACTGCAAGGAGGCTGGGGGGAG AGGGTCTAACATGGGGAAAAAGAAGCAGCACATCTGTCACATCCTGGGCTGTGGGAAGGTATACGGGAAGACGTCCCACCTGCGAGCCCACCTGCGCTGGCACTCTGGAGAGCGGCCCTTCGTCTGCAGCTGGATGTACTGCGGGAAGAGGTTCACACGTAGCGACGAGCTGCAGAGACACAGGCGAACACACACGG GGGAGAAGAAGTTTGTCTGTCCGGAATGTTCCAAGCGCTTTATGCGGAGCGACCACCTGGCCAAACACATTAAAACTCACCAGAACAAGAAAGGAGGCATAAACTCTGTGAGCAGCGGCGTGGTGGCCTCCATGGAGTCCACGGGCTCGTCAGATAGCATCATCACAGCCGGGAGCACCACCCTCATCCTCACCAACATCCAGCAGGGTTCCAGTAACGCCCAGGACATCCTGGCCAATGCCGAGATCCCCCTGCAGCTGGTGACCGTGGCAGCTGGAGAAGTCCTGGAGATGGCTGAGTCACAGTGA
- the sp3a gene encoding transcription factor Sp3a isoform X3, translating to MTAPEQPVKQEEMAALEVDSSQSDFLQQDGDTGDQTTDLTSIQLPGNPDRWEVLTPTTTVKQEPGMVHIQSQGLVTSNGQYVLPLQTLHSQPIFVTSGSDASANAVPSIQYIQTADGQQISFSTSSVEGATLSQDATGQIQILPDGTQTISVTGASAGDILTNNQNLIPQTGHVQHLQGVGIGNSTFNNHAQVVTDVPMELPGNITFVPINSVDLDSLGLSGAQTIATGVTSDGQLIMTSQPVDNSESLEKTGDQLSQTLSVNASNANVDMYVPASNAQLPETADGTAVLSQTDEQTDPSGLQGGYVQHNQLQNIQVSSGQSIIQLQQVPVQSSDGQVVQAAGGQNVQLINPGTFIIQAQTVTASGQIQWQTFQVQGVQNLQNLQLPTNPAQQITLAPVQTLSLGQGAAQQIPNLQTVTVNSLAQAGIQFQQVEENDSPGDIQIKEEPDSEDWQLGSDSTLNPSDLSHLRDNLGDEEDQLGEGGKRLRRVACTCPNCKEAGGRGSNMGKKKQHICHILGCGKVYGKTSHLRAHLRWHSGERPFVCSWMYCGKRFTRSDELQRHRRTHTGEKKFVCPECSKRFMRSDHLAKHIKTHQNKKGGINSVSSGVVASMESTGSSDSIITAGSTTLILTNIQQGSSNAQDILANAEIPLQLVTVAAGEVLEMAESQ from the exons ATGACTG CCCCAGAACAGCCAGTGAAACAAGAGGAAATGGCTGCCTTGGAAGTGGACAGCAGTCAAAGCGACTTTCTGCAGCAGGACGGTGACACGGGAGATCAG ACAACAGACCTCACATCCATCCAGTTACCAGGGAACCCAGATAGATGGGAGGTTTTGACCCCAACAACAACAGTGAAGCAGGAGCCCGGCATGGTGCACATCCAGAGTCAAGGCCTAGTGACATCAAACGGACAGTATGTTCTTCCTCTCCAGACCCTTCACAGCCAGCCCATCTTTGTGACATCGGGAAGCGACGCTTCCGCCAACGCAGTGCCTAGCATTCAGTACATCCAGACAGCGGATGGACAGCAAATAAGCTTCTCCACCTCCAGCGTGGAGGGGGCCACTCTGAGCCAAGATGCCACAGGGCAGATTCAAATCTTGCCCGACGGGACTCAAACTATAAGTGTGACGGGTGCGTCAGCTGGAGACATCCTGACTAACAACCAGAACCTCATACCACAGACTGGTCATGTCCAGCACCTGCAAGGGGTTGGCATTGGCAACTCCACCTTCAACAACCACGCTCAGGTTGTCACTGATGTGCCTATGGAGCTGCCGGGGAACATCACCTTTGTTCCCATTAACAGTGTGGACCTGGACTCCTTGGGGCTCTCTGGTGCTCAGACTATTGCGACCGGGGTTACGTCTGACGGCCAACTGATTATGACCAGTCAGCCCGTGGACAACTCTGAGAGTTTGGAGAAGACAGGAGACCAGCTCTCGCAAACTCTCTCTGTAAATGCCTCGAACGCTAACGTGGACATGTATGTGCCAGCGTCCAACGCCCAGCTGCCTGAGACCGCGGATGGGACGGCTGTTCTATCGCAAACCGATGAGCAGACGGACCCCTCCGGTCTCCAGGGCGGCTATGTTCAACACAATCAGCTCCAGAACATCCAGGTGTCCTCAGGCCAGTCCATCATTCAGCTGCAGCAGGTGCCCGTGCAGAGCAGCGATGGTCAGGTGGTACAGGCAGCTGGGGGGCAGAACGTTCAGCTCATCAACCCAGGAACTTTCATAATCCAGGCCCAGACGGTCACAGCCTCAGGCCAGATCCAGTGGCAGACCTTTCAGGTGCAAGGGGTGCAGAACCTGCAGAACCTCCAGCTGCCTACCAACCCAGCCCAGCAGATCACCCTGGCCCCTGTACAAACGCTGTCTCTGGGCCAAGGAGCAGCGCAGCAGATCCCTAACCTGCAGACGGTGACCGTCAACTCTTTAGCCCAAGCGGGCATTCAGTTTCAGCAGGTGGAGGAAAACGACAGCCCCGGAG aCATCCAGATAAAGGAGGAGCCAGACTCAGAAGACTGGCAGCTTGGCAGTGACTCCACTCTCAACCCCAGCGACCTGTCTCACCTGCGGGATAACCTGGGGGACGAGGAGGACCAGCTGGGCGAGGGTGGCAAGAGGCTACGCAGGGTGGCCTGCACCTGCCCCAACTGCAAGGAGGCTGGGGGGAG AGGGTCTAACATGGGGAAAAAGAAGCAGCACATCTGTCACATCCTGGGCTGTGGGAAGGTATACGGGAAGACGTCCCACCTGCGAGCCCACCTGCGCTGGCACTCTGGAGAGCGGCCCTTCGTCTGCAGCTGGATGTACTGCGGGAAGAGGTTCACACGTAGCGACGAGCTGCAGAGACACAGGCGAACACACACGG GGGAGAAGAAGTTTGTCTGTCCGGAATGTTCCAAGCGCTTTATGCGGAGCGACCACCTGGCCAAACACATTAAAACTCACCAGAACAAGAAAGGAGGCATAAACTCTGTGAGCAGCGGCGTGGTGGCCTCCATGGAGTCCACGGGCTCGTCAGATAGCATCATCACAGCCGGGAGCACCACCCTCATCCTCACCAACATCCAGCAGGGTTCCAGTAACGCCCAGGACATCCTGGCCAATGCCGAGATCCCCCTGCAGCTGGTGACCGTGGCAGCTGGAGAAGTCCTGGAGATGGCTGAGTCACAGTGA
- the sp3a gene encoding transcription factor Sp3a isoform X1 has product MTAPEQPVKQEEMAALEVDSSQSDFLQQDGDTGDQDTQPSPLALLAATCSKIGTLSSEEDNNGAAAVVTTDLTSIQLPGNPDRWEVLTPTTTVKQEPGMVHIQSQGLVTSNGQYVLPLQTLHSQPIFVTSGSDASANAVPSIQYIQTADGQQISFSTSSVEGATLSQDATGQIQILPDGTQTISVTGASAGDILTNNQNLIPQTGHVQHLQGVGIGNSTFNNHAQVVTDVPMELPGNITFVPINSVDLDSLGLSGAQTIATGVTSDGQLIMTSQPVDNSESLEKTGDQLSQTLSVNASNANVDMYVPASNAQLPETADGTAVLSQTDEQTDPSGLQGGYVQHNQLQNIQVSSGQSIIQLQQVPVQSSDGQVVQAAGGQNVQLINPGTFIIQAQTVTASGQIQWQTFQVQGVQNLQNLQLPTNPAQQITLAPVQTLSLGQGAAQQIPNLQTVTVNSLAQAGIQFQQVEENDSPGDIQIKEEPDSEDWQLGSDSTLNPSDLSHLRDNLGDEEDQLGEGGKRLRRVACTCPNCKEAGGRGSNMGKKKQHICHILGCGKVYGKTSHLRAHLRWHSGERPFVCSWMYCGKRFTRSDELQRHRRTHTGEKKFVCPECSKRFMRSDHLAKHIKTHQNKKGGINSVSSGVVASMESTGSSDSIITAGSTTLILTNIQQGSSNAQDILANAEIPLQLVTVAAGEVLEMAESQ; this is encoded by the exons ATGACTG CCCCAGAACAGCCAGTGAAACAAGAGGAAATGGCTGCCTTGGAAGTGGACAGCAGTCAAAGCGACTTTCTGCAGCAGGACGGTGACACGGGAGATCAG GACACTCAGCCGTCACCACTCGCTCTGCTGGCAGCTACCTGCAGCAAGATCGGTACGCTATCGTCAGAGGAGGATAATAACGGTGCTGCCGCTGTTGTG ACAACAGACCTCACATCCATCCAGTTACCAGGGAACCCAGATAGATGGGAGGTTTTGACCCCAACAACAACAGTGAAGCAGGAGCCCGGCATGGTGCACATCCAGAGTCAAGGCCTAGTGACATCAAACGGACAGTATGTTCTTCCTCTCCAGACCCTTCACAGCCAGCCCATCTTTGTGACATCGGGAAGCGACGCTTCCGCCAACGCAGTGCCTAGCATTCAGTACATCCAGACAGCGGATGGACAGCAAATAAGCTTCTCCACCTCCAGCGTGGAGGGGGCCACTCTGAGCCAAGATGCCACAGGGCAGATTCAAATCTTGCCCGACGGGACTCAAACTATAAGTGTGACGGGTGCGTCAGCTGGAGACATCCTGACTAACAACCAGAACCTCATACCACAGACTGGTCATGTCCAGCACCTGCAAGGGGTTGGCATTGGCAACTCCACCTTCAACAACCACGCTCAGGTTGTCACTGATGTGCCTATGGAGCTGCCGGGGAACATCACCTTTGTTCCCATTAACAGTGTGGACCTGGACTCCTTGGGGCTCTCTGGTGCTCAGACTATTGCGACCGGGGTTACGTCTGACGGCCAACTGATTATGACCAGTCAGCCCGTGGACAACTCTGAGAGTTTGGAGAAGACAGGAGACCAGCTCTCGCAAACTCTCTCTGTAAATGCCTCGAACGCTAACGTGGACATGTATGTGCCAGCGTCCAACGCCCAGCTGCCTGAGACCGCGGATGGGACGGCTGTTCTATCGCAAACCGATGAGCAGACGGACCCCTCCGGTCTCCAGGGCGGCTATGTTCAACACAATCAGCTCCAGAACATCCAGGTGTCCTCAGGCCAGTCCATCATTCAGCTGCAGCAGGTGCCCGTGCAGAGCAGCGATGGTCAGGTGGTACAGGCAGCTGGGGGGCAGAACGTTCAGCTCATCAACCCAGGAACTTTCATAATCCAGGCCCAGACGGTCACAGCCTCAGGCCAGATCCAGTGGCAGACCTTTCAGGTGCAAGGGGTGCAGAACCTGCAGAACCTCCAGCTGCCTACCAACCCAGCCCAGCAGATCACCCTGGCCCCTGTACAAACGCTGTCTCTGGGCCAAGGAGCAGCGCAGCAGATCCCTAACCTGCAGACGGTGACCGTCAACTCTTTAGCCCAAGCGGGCATTCAGTTTCAGCAGGTGGAGGAAAACGACAGCCCCGGAG aCATCCAGATAAAGGAGGAGCCAGACTCAGAAGACTGGCAGCTTGGCAGTGACTCCACTCTCAACCCCAGCGACCTGTCTCACCTGCGGGATAACCTGGGGGACGAGGAGGACCAGCTGGGCGAGGGTGGCAAGAGGCTACGCAGGGTGGCCTGCACCTGCCCCAACTGCAAGGAGGCTGGGGGGAG AGGGTCTAACATGGGGAAAAAGAAGCAGCACATCTGTCACATCCTGGGCTGTGGGAAGGTATACGGGAAGACGTCCCACCTGCGAGCCCACCTGCGCTGGCACTCTGGAGAGCGGCCCTTCGTCTGCAGCTGGATGTACTGCGGGAAGAGGTTCACACGTAGCGACGAGCTGCAGAGACACAGGCGAACACACACGG GGGAGAAGAAGTTTGTCTGTCCGGAATGTTCCAAGCGCTTTATGCGGAGCGACCACCTGGCCAAACACATTAAAACTCACCAGAACAAGAAAGGAGGCATAAACTCTGTGAGCAGCGGCGTGGTGGCCTCCATGGAGTCCACGGGCTCGTCAGATAGCATCATCACAGCCGGGAGCACCACCCTCATCCTCACCAACATCCAGCAGGGTTCCAGTAACGCCCAGGACATCCTGGCCAATGCCGAGATCCCCCTGCAGCTGGTGACCGTGGCAGCTGGAGAAGTCCTGGAGATGGCTGAGTCACAGTGA